The genomic window TGATCGCGCTCAACGTGCACGACGCGGTGCTGCGGCTGGTCGAAGGCAGTTGCGACTTGCTCATCGCCTATCAACATCCGTCGCTGCCGCTGCAACTCGATGCCAATCGGTATGAGCAGGTGAGCCTGGGCGAAGAGGTCATGGCGCCGTGGGTCAAGCCCGATGCCGAGGGCGCGCCGCGCTGGCGATTGCCGGGCCGTCCGGGCCAGCCGTTGCCCTACTTGGGTTACGCGCCAGGCGCCTACCTGGGCAGCATGGTGGACCAGCTTTTGAAGAGCTCGCCCACGCCAATTCACCTCGACCGCGTCTACGAGACCGACATGGCCGAAGGTTTGAAGGCGATGGCGCTCGAAGGTCACGGCATCGCCTTCTTGCCTTACAGCGCTGTAAGAAAAGAAGTGCGCGCGCGCAAGCTGGTCAGCGCCTTGCCGCCCGAGATCGACACGCTCGAAGTCACGATGGAAATCCGGGCCTACCGCGAAACGCCGACCGCACCGGCAGCGACGAAGACCGGCCGGGGCAAAGCCGCTGCCGAGGCGAGCGTGCAACCCAAGACGGCGGCCGACGCGCTCTGGGCGTATCTGGTGTCGCGGCAGCCGGCGCCGTGATGTTCAGGGCGCGCAGAAATCATGAGGGATGCGCATAACGAGGCCCGCAAATGGCATTGGCTCCTGGTGGCGTCTCGTCCTACAGTGGTGCCAATTTCCTTCAGCGTGTGTGCAGGCACAAAGACTGCTTAGTTATTTGTGATCAACTGAGTACCGCCTGACCGCACCAAGGCGATGCGAACGGCGATGGGCAAGGCTGGCGGTGGTGCACTGTGCACCGGGTTGGCCCGGGTGTTCCCGAAAACGTGAATGCCTAAAATTTAGTTGGTTTTCTTTCGGTTTTCTTTCAGGAGTGGATTAAATGAAAAAGCAAATAGTGGTGACGGCAATCTCGATGCTGCTCGCAGGTGGGGCATTTGCACAGGCCAACGACACGCTGGCCAAGATCAAGGCAGCAGGCAGCATCACGGAAGGTGTTCGCGAATCGTCGGGCCTCTCGTACACGCTGGGCAACGGGCAGTACACGGGCTTCCATTACGACGTCTGCGCCAACATCATCAAAGACCTCGAAAAGACGACTGGCAAGAAGCTCGAAACCAAGTACCAGCCCGTCACCTCGCAAAACCGGGTGCCGCTGGTGCAGAACGGCACCGTCGACATCGAGTGCGGCTCGACCACCAACAACGCCACGCGCGCCAAGGATGTGTCATTTGCCGTCACCACGTACGTCGAAGAAGTGCGCATCGCGGTCAAGGCAAATTCGGGCATCACGTCCATCAAGGACCTGAACGGCAAGACCGTCGCGACGACCACGGGCACGACCTCGGTTCAGACGCTGCGCAAGAACGAACGCGCTGGCGGCATCGACTTCAAGGAGCTCTACGGCAAGGACCATTCCGACAGCTTCCTGCTGCTCGAATCGGGCCGCGCAGATGCTTTCGTGATGGACGGGTCCATCCTCGCGTCGAACATCGCCAAGGCCAAGACGCCTGCCGATTACAAGATCGTCGGCGAAGTGCTGAGCGTCGAACCCATCGCGATCATGATCCGCAAGGACGACCCTGCATTCAAGAAGGCAGTGGACGACAGCATCAAGGGCCAGATCAAGAACGGCGACCTCGCCAAGCTGTGGGACAAGTGGTTCATCCAGGCCATTCCACCTGCCAACGTGAAGATCGGCCTGCCGCTCTCCGATGCGACCAAGGCAGCCTGGGCCAACCCGAACGACAAGCCGATGGAAGACTACGCGAAGAAGTAATTCGCCTCCCAAACAAGCATTGCGCCTCGCCCACCCTTTCGGTGGGCGTTTTTCAATACGGCGCATCAGAACAATGAACGAGGAACAGGAGCGCTTCGATGGGATCGAACTGGGATTGGCAGGTCTTCTTGACGGACCCGGGTGGCAAGCACCCTACTTACTTGCAATGGATGTTGTCGGCCTGGGGTTGGACCGTGTCCGTCTCCATACTGGCGTTGATCGTCGCGCTCGTCATGGGCTCGCTGATCGGCATCATCCGCACCTTGCCCGACAGCCCCTGGCTGGTTCGACTGGGCAACGCGTGGGTCGAGCTCTTTCGCAACATTCCGCTGCTGGTGCAGATCTTTCTCTGGTATCACGTCATCCCGGCTTTGATTCCCGTGATGAAGGGCGTGCCACCCTTCGTGCTGGTGGTGCTGGCACTGGGCTTCTTCACCTCGGCCCGTATCGCCGAGCAGGTTCGCTCCGGTGTTCAGGCGTTGCCCAAGGGACAGCGTTACGCGGGCATGGCGGTCGGCTTCACAACGCCGCAGTACTACCGCTACGTTCTGCTGCCGATGGCCTACCGGATCATCCTGCCGCCGCTCACCAGCGAGACGATGAACATCTTCAAGAATTCATCGGTGGCGTTCGCGGTGTCGGTGACCGAACTCACCATGTTCGCGATGCAGGCGCAGGAAGAAACCTCGCGCGGCATCGAGGTCTATCTCGCCGTGACGGTGCTCTATGTGATCTCGGCTTTTGCAATCAACCGCATCATGGCGTTCATCGAAAAGAAGACGCGCGTGCCCGGCTTCATCGTCTCGGCCAGCGCTGGCGGAGGTCACTAGCATGATGAATCTCGACCTGTCCTTCTACAACTGGGACATCATCAGCAAGTTCGTCCTGAAGGGCTTCTACTTCAGCATCATGCTGACGATCGTCGCCACCATCGGCGGCGTGCTGCTCGGCACCGTGCTGGCGCTGATGCGGCTCTCGGGAAAGAAATTTCTCGACGTACCCGCCACGCTCTACGTCAACGGCATGCGCAGCATTCCGCTGGTCATGGTGATCCTCTGGTTCTTCCTTCTGGTACCGGCCGCGTTCTATTCCACCTTCGGTGGCTGGGGCGCCAACTACCGCTCGGAAATCTCGGCGGTCATTACCTTCATCGCTTTCGAGGCGGCGTACTTCAGCGAAATCATGCGGGCAGGCATCCAGTCGATTCCGCGCGGCCAGGTGCATGCGGGCCAGGCGGTCGGCATGACCTACGGCCAGAACATGAAGCTGGTCGTGCTGCCGCAGGCGTTCCGCAACATGCTGCCGGTGCTGCTCACGCAGACCATCATCCTGTTCCAGGACACCTCGCTGGTGTATGCCATCGGCGCCTACGACATGCTCAAGGGCTTCGAGACGGCAGGCAAGAATTTTGGCCGGCCTATCGAGGCTTACCTCCTCGCCGCCGTCGTGTACTTTGCCATGTGCTACGCGCTCTCGTTCTGCGTCAAGCAGCTGCACAAGAAGATCGCCATCATTCGCTGACCTGGAGATAAAAGATGTCTGAAAACATGATCGAAATCAAGAACGTATCCAAGTGGTACGGCCCGGTTCAGGTGCTGAACGAATGCTCCGTCAACATCGCCAAGGGCGACGTGGTGGTGGTGTGCGGCCCCTCGGGTTCCGGCAAGTCGACGCTCATCAAGACGGTGAACGCACTCGAGCCTTTTCAGAAGGGCGAGATCACCGTCAACGGTATTGCCCTTCACGACCCCAAGACAAACCTGCCCAAGCTTCGCTCCAAGGTCGGCATGGTGTTCCAGCACTTCGAACTGTTCCCCCATCTGTCGGTGACCGAGAACCTGACGATCGCGCAAATCAAGGTGCTGGGCCGCAGCCCCGCTGAAGCCAAGACGCGCGGCATGAAGATGCTGGACCGCGTGGGTTTGATGGTCCACAAGGACAAGTTCCCGGGCCAGCTCTCCGGTGGACAGCAGCAACGCGTGGCGATCGCCCGCGCGCTGAGCATGGACCCCATCGTGATGCTGTTCGACGAGCCGACGTCCGCCCTCGACCCCGAGATGGTCGGTGAGGTGCTCGACGTGATGGTGACGCTCGCCAAGGAAGGCATGACCATGATGGTCGTGACGCATGAAATGGCGTTCGCCCGCAAGGTTGCGAGCCGCGTGATCTTCATCGACGTGGGCGGCCGCATCCTGGAAGACTGCGCCAAGGACGAGTTCTTCAGCCACCCTGAGAACCGTCAGCCGCGGACGAAGGATTTCCTGAACAAGATCCTGCAGCACTAGCTCGCCCCCAGGTCGCTGCGCACTTCGTGTCGCTGCTCCCACCCCCTGCCGGGGGCGACACCAGCGGCGGGTGCGGCGCCGCGTGCCGATGCGTTGACCGCCTTCGTCACCGATGGTCGTCAAGGCGTCATGCTCGCGCCGGGCACATGGCATCACGCGCTGTTGGCTGTAGACGCGAGGGATTTCGTCGTGGTGGAACGCGTCGCTGCCACGGTCGATTGCGATGTATCCGAGGTGAACCCGACCGTTAGCGTGACGTGGGCTGGTTAAGTGCGTAAGGCGTCCTGGCGCTGACGACTTTCCCGTCGAGTGCTCGCTATGTCGCGATGCGCTCAGCCAGCGCAATCAACGACCGGTCCGAGCCCGCCGGCCCCAGCAGCGAGATACCCAGCGGCGCGCCATCGCGTTTCGCCAATGGCATAGACAACTGAGGAAAGCCGCTGAGCCCTGCAACGCACAGCATGCGGATGGCCTTGTTGCGGTAGTCCTCCAGGCTGGCGTCAGTGGCCGCGCGCAGCGGAGCGATGTCGGGCATCGTCGGCATCAGCAACACGCCGTCGTTGCCCAGCAGCGCGGCGAGCTGCGCCTTGAAGCGGGTCCGAAATTCGCGCGCGATGTTCACTTGGTCGTCGGTCACATCGCGTGACCAGGCGAAGCGCTCGGCGACGCCGGGACCGAGTGGCGGCGCGTAGCGCTCGATCAACGGGCCATCGGTGAGCCATGCTTCGCGCGCTTGCACGTACCGAAAGTTCCAGTACATCGCGTCCCATGACTCGAGCGCGATCTCCACGGGCTCGGCTTGCCCGAGCACCGACTGAACCTGCTTCGTTACCTCGTCGAGCGCCTCGACCACCGGCGCGTCGAGCATTGCCCAGATGTCTTCCGGCCACAGCATGCGAACGGTGTCGGGCAGCGGGTGTGCATCGTCACCCAACAGCACCTCACCTACTCGCGCAAAGGTGCCGACGTCGCGCGCGAACCAGCCCACCGTGTCGAGGCTCGGCGAAAGATCGAGCACCGCTTCGAGGCTGATGCGGCCGTGCGTCGGTCGGATGCCGTACAGGTTGCAATGATTCGCCGGCGCGCGCACCGAGCCGCCGGTGTCGCTGCCGAGGGCGAAGTCGCACAGACTCGACGACACCGCCGAGGCCG from Variovorax sp. PAMC28562 includes these protein-coding regions:
- a CDS encoding amino acid ABC transporter ATP-binding protein, producing MIEIKNVSKWYGPVQVLNECSVNIAKGDVVVVCGPSGSGKSTLIKTVNALEPFQKGEITVNGIALHDPKTNLPKLRSKVGMVFQHFELFPHLSVTENLTIAQIKVLGRSPAEAKTRGMKMLDRVGLMVHKDKFPGQLSGGQQQRVAIARALSMDPIVMLFDEPTSALDPEMVGEVLDVMVTLAKEGMTMMVVTHEMAFARKVASRVIFIDVGGRILEDCAKDEFFSHPENRQPRTKDFLNKILQH
- a CDS encoding amino acid ABC transporter substrate-binding protein, producing the protein MKKQIVVTAISMLLAGGAFAQANDTLAKIKAAGSITEGVRESSGLSYTLGNGQYTGFHYDVCANIIKDLEKTTGKKLETKYQPVTSQNRVPLVQNGTVDIECGSTTNNATRAKDVSFAVTTYVEEVRIAVKANSGITSIKDLNGKTVATTTGTTSVQTLRKNERAGGIDFKELYGKDHSDSFLLLESGRADAFVMDGSILASNIAKAKTPADYKIVGEVLSVEPIAIMIRKDDPAFKKAVDDSIKGQIKNGDLAKLWDKWFIQAIPPANVKIGLPLSDATKAAWANPNDKPMEDYAKK
- a CDS encoding LysR substrate-binding domain-containing protein; the encoded protein is METKWLEDFVSLAETRSFSRSAQLRHVTQPAFSRRIQALEGWAGTDLVDRTSYPTRLTPAGQTLYGQAIEMLQGLQSTRAMLRGHSAAAHDVIEFAVPHTLAFTFFPAWVTSLRSEFGPLKSRLIALNVHDAVLRLVEGSCDLLIAYQHPSLPLQLDANRYEQVSLGEEVMAPWVKPDAEGAPRWRLPGRPGQPLPYLGYAPGAYLGSMVDQLLKSSPTPIHLDRVYETDMAEGLKAMALEGHGIAFLPYSAVRKEVRARKLVSALPPEIDTLEVTMEIRAYRETPTAPAATKTGRGKAAAEASVQPKTAADALWAYLVSRQPAP
- a CDS encoding ureidoglycolate lyase, which gives rise to MLAPGTWHHALLAVDARDFVVVERVAATVDCDVSEVNPTVSVTWAG
- a CDS encoding amidase, coding for MPLHDPAHAFVPYPDVAVPRAATGPLADLSFAVKDLYDVAGYPTGGGSPIVLAMSGIKTRTAPSVQKLLDAGARFVGKTVTDELAFSMNGNNAHFGAPINGAAKDRITGGSSSGSASAVSSSLCDFALGSDTGGSVRAPANHCNLYGIRPTHGRISLEAVLDLSPSLDTVGWFARDVGTFARVGEVLLGDDAHPLPDTVRMLWPEDIWAMLDAPVVEALDEVTKQVQSVLGQAEPVEIALESWDAMYWNFRYVQAREAWLTDGPLIERYAPPLGPGVAERFAWSRDVTDDQVNIAREFRTRFKAQLAALLGNDGVLLMPTMPDIAPLRAATDASLEDYRNKAIRMLCVAGLSGFPQLSMPLAKRDGAPLGISLLGPAGSDRSLIALAERIAT
- a CDS encoding amino acid ABC transporter permease, translated to MGSNWDWQVFLTDPGGKHPTYLQWMLSAWGWTVSVSILALIVALVMGSLIGIIRTLPDSPWLVRLGNAWVELFRNIPLLVQIFLWYHVIPALIPVMKGVPPFVLVVLALGFFTSARIAEQVRSGVQALPKGQRYAGMAVGFTTPQYYRYVLLPMAYRIILPPLTSETMNIFKNSSVAFAVSVTELTMFAMQAQEETSRGIEVYLAVTVLYVISAFAINRIMAFIEKKTRVPGFIVSASAGGGH
- a CDS encoding amino acid ABC transporter permease, whose product is MMNLDLSFYNWDIISKFVLKGFYFSIMLTIVATIGGVLLGTVLALMRLSGKKFLDVPATLYVNGMRSIPLVMVILWFFLLVPAAFYSTFGGWGANYRSEISAVITFIAFEAAYFSEIMRAGIQSIPRGQVHAGQAVGMTYGQNMKLVVLPQAFRNMLPVLLTQTIILFQDTSLVYAIGAYDMLKGFETAGKNFGRPIEAYLLAAVVYFAMCYALSFCVKQLHKKIAIIR